A region of Myxococcus stipitatus DSM 14675 DNA encodes the following proteins:
- a CDS encoding lysophospholipid acyltransferase family protein translates to MLFLGAILVWALTTPFDRNGRVLHLYSCFWAQLYFYANPLWHLKVDGREHLPWRGPAVLVSNHESLGDILVLFGLYRPFKWVSKAANFNLPLIGWNMRLNRYVPLVRGDKESIIQMMAESERWLERGVPILMFPEGTRSADGQLKPFKDGAFALALKMRCPIIPIVLTGTARTLPKHGLVLETSAHCHVQVMPPVDSTGFHDVAVFREHIRDLIVAEKARLEALPARA, encoded by the coding sequence GTGCTCTTCCTGGGCGCCATCCTCGTCTGGGCCCTCACCACGCCGTTCGACAGGAACGGGCGGGTGCTGCACCTGTATTCGTGCTTCTGGGCACAGCTCTACTTCTACGCGAACCCCCTCTGGCACCTGAAGGTGGACGGCCGTGAACACCTGCCCTGGCGAGGCCCGGCGGTGCTCGTGTCCAACCACGAGTCGCTGGGCGACATCCTGGTCCTCTTCGGGCTCTATCGCCCCTTCAAGTGGGTCTCCAAGGCCGCCAACTTCAACCTGCCGCTCATCGGCTGGAACATGCGGCTCAACCGCTACGTGCCGCTCGTGCGTGGGGACAAGGAGAGCATCATCCAGATGATGGCGGAGAGCGAGCGCTGGCTCGAGCGCGGCGTCCCCATCCTCATGTTCCCGGAGGGCACGCGCTCGGCGGACGGACAGCTCAAGCCCTTCAAGGACGGCGCCTTCGCCCTGGCCTTGAAGATGCGCTGCCCCATCATCCCCATCGTGCTCACAGGCACCGCCCGCACCCTGCCCAAGCACGGCCTGGTGCTGGAGACCTCCGCGCACTGCCATGTCCAGGTCATGCCGCCGGTCGACTCGACGGGCTTCCACGATGTGGCCGTCTTCCGCGAGCACATCCGAGACCTCATCGTCGCCGAGAAGGCCCGTCTGGAGGCCCTCCCCGCCCGCGCCTGA
- a CDS encoding HEAT repeat domain-containing protein, whose product MSVLAIGNIEKLRALAANTRVLLLGGARASTASRVTAFEPGTNKVLWSTEFPSAVNALALSGERFAAACADGALCFGTLSDGQVQGRLEGAHAGGITSLASGVDGKLLFTAGADGAVRGWEWESTRKVHEWVAAAQPLRAVAVDPSGTFVACGGDDGVVRSITRATGERRDMTGHEGAVRALAFTPRDGRLVSGGDDGKLRFWYLVGAVEFEVRGDKDTGHAGAVLALLFPPTPAAQNDEEPSDRVWSAGSDGKVKAWKLDERRKPRTFDCGSKPVNALVFMPPANPRAAKTALGSVFTASDDRRVFRFGIEVDGKPANDQDTSRHGLDVLTESLKAGRPKREAAVREAVVLDEPEALEFVLQVLSTDKEAEVRRVAAIELGLKGRVGARAKLRERLSDDHPQVRAESFKALEKLETESALAAPRAALESRFVDMRVEGLRKLAKLGGTSPLIPSLIAGMLGQNDSAVALAALDALVEVSPAGDTEPLRAAFERGLSALRVEVLIRIAGAGFLGHPRLQPLVARALDDVEADVRRVAFTIRVMERRALSHALESRDEDFARAVKDVARRLAMRTRQGAPSLTDADIQTARDTMPAQGTVGGTLTENDLEPLVAAMACRTPDTAVHGARGLALLGDARALGALLQLSREPEAVIRRQAALSLQALQDARARERLVWMLDDENADVRAVSLDAVVALSVEAPLSSAEAALRSGHEDVRVRGLDRLVKLGSAAQGAESLLGDALEDESAKVRGEAFRTLWAWNEKVPEKALDRALSGRFPDLRHRAVEVLSQRGTEGWAQERLKKSVEDRDASVATAAYEAWVKLVGKEKPEPHLAALASTLTSLRVLGAKGSVHAPAEPLRSPLLKRVQDEEVEVAVAALEALDKLVTTENGPLLAGLAAASLLVRVRAAELLAPRGAEDIIEPMRGLMDKELERTYPLAFLAPLRVRGARALASLGSRRLLSWFATTLVTSDQGDLQEQGARGLATASRRGDEGYLLDTLGHANVAVRSWGADGLARLGDVRALPVLTGNLRHDHLPIRLGAILSFAALGSQGDGGLLHGLEDRAREVQEMVFAIVLARDLRATRQGEPPDLLASALSSGRPEVRYAAARALELRTEPDAYRAHLVDVLLPPRPDKVGDMKDWPSEEDRAKRVVGLAEALSSAQPEQRYAAAQVLLLRNKPLDYFREAQKVARPRTLESPWKPETAPTTSPVQATPGKSWLRRLFSAVKPGTSAPEPTANEERQHLRRLAFGAYVGLLRQVAAGDDESHRVRRDAVDRVVKLTQEGYAGTPAAVAALLRALEDPHQLVRKAALAGLKELFPAGSDEPLSLALASLSPDVARAALDELAARGDAAKARITAALNSPLADVRRYAFELLEKLSPSGSLEPLLAALSSEHADLRVGVIERLAGANDSRVTEALGRAMASEHEDLRLRASELLAMRGDDRAVEVLAIFLRSETAPVAKRAMEALHRLGTPAAVNALAARLAAAPDVNERQRLVAALGQTRRPEALDVLARRSHEDESSAVRVATVAAAISIAGPDEKKRDHALAVRFLRSAVKSADAAVRLEALRPLEHGAEVGQSEILLSLFSDRDGAVRAEAVALYSKRVIEHGAPVAPLEDVLRAGARELMLPAAEAVAHLRGVSALRPLLLYARAGEDGQRERALLALGSLGDVRALSELEAVAAGGTPEAPTEPSMIWAAMEGLGRLAGRMPDGDERRRIEEKVEAAAVEGSSTELQEAGVKGLRAIGGERARVKLEALLLDPGTDSDVALTVVKELAKLKDLESEAALATTLDADDDDLRAEARKALDVLFPTQRTRVEFLAVASKYDDISDPAADYLAKEGEPALLVPRLATLTSQDLRLRLRRGLARRGVMPVPETVALLGHDKVAAREEAALLLGTWTGEARQPGQVDLSGVARALVTAERRTATDWASTLPGPKRQEQTTAWERLLWAGSRLGAAGIADSARAILQGGETKAPASVRREAANALERLGTAGGTLKLTGQDTGPVMSNDKERTATAEVLKAALTDPDSQVRSAVADALAHLVPDRAGAWALEVKPFDPVAMGPMGAKVSTDALATSEGRRLAEPALLGSRDLAPLKVLSAHAKPEVKQEAWAGMGRLGGDEAAKLLHESAFDKSNSVELRKAAWRAHKRARRAADRTRKLSQVQTEKEGTPS is encoded by the coding sequence ATGTCCGTCCTCGCCATCGGCAACATCGAGAAGCTCCGTGCACTCGCGGCCAACACGCGGGTGCTGCTGCTCGGCGGCGCTCGCGCCTCCACCGCCAGCCGCGTCACCGCGTTCGAGCCCGGCACCAACAAGGTGCTGTGGAGCACTGAGTTCCCCTCCGCGGTGAACGCCCTGGCCCTCTCGGGCGAGCGCTTCGCCGCCGCGTGCGCAGACGGCGCGCTGTGCTTCGGCACGCTGTCCGACGGACAGGTGCAGGGGCGGCTCGAGGGTGCCCACGCGGGCGGCATCACCTCGCTGGCCTCCGGCGTGGACGGCAAGCTGCTCTTCACCGCGGGCGCGGATGGCGCCGTGCGCGGCTGGGAGTGGGAGTCCACGCGCAAGGTGCACGAGTGGGTGGCGGCCGCGCAGCCGCTGCGCGCCGTGGCGGTGGACCCGTCCGGGACGTTTGTCGCCTGTGGTGGCGACGACGGCGTGGTGCGCTCCATCACCCGCGCCACGGGTGAGCGGCGCGACATGACGGGCCATGAGGGCGCGGTGCGCGCGCTGGCCTTCACGCCGCGCGACGGCCGGCTCGTCTCCGGTGGCGACGACGGCAAGCTGCGCTTCTGGTACCTCGTCGGCGCGGTGGAGTTCGAGGTCCGCGGCGACAAGGACACCGGCCACGCCGGCGCCGTGCTCGCCCTGCTCTTCCCGCCCACGCCCGCCGCGCAGAACGACGAGGAGCCCTCCGACCGCGTCTGGTCCGCGGGCAGCGACGGCAAGGTGAAGGCGTGGAAGCTGGACGAGCGCCGCAAGCCGCGCACGTTCGACTGCGGCAGCAAGCCGGTGAACGCGCTGGTGTTCATGCCGCCCGCCAACCCGCGCGCGGCGAAGACGGCGCTGGGCTCGGTCTTCACCGCGAGCGACGACCGCCGCGTCTTCCGCTTCGGCATCGAGGTGGACGGCAAGCCGGCCAATGACCAGGACACCTCGCGGCACGGCCTGGACGTGCTGACGGAGTCGCTGAAGGCGGGCCGCCCCAAGCGCGAGGCCGCCGTCCGCGAGGCCGTGGTGCTGGACGAGCCGGAGGCGCTCGAGTTCGTGCTCCAGGTGCTGAGCACGGACAAGGAGGCGGAGGTCCGCCGCGTCGCCGCCATCGAGCTGGGCCTGAAGGGCCGCGTCGGTGCGCGCGCGAAGCTGCGCGAGCGCCTCAGCGACGACCATCCCCAGGTGCGCGCGGAGTCCTTCAAGGCGCTCGAGAAGCTGGAGACGGAGTCGGCGCTGGCCGCCCCCCGCGCCGCGCTGGAATCGCGCTTCGTGGACATGCGGGTGGAGGGCCTGCGCAAGCTGGCGAAGCTGGGCGGCACGTCCCCGCTGATTCCGTCCCTCATCGCGGGGATGCTCGGGCAGAACGACTCCGCGGTGGCGCTGGCCGCCCTGGACGCGCTGGTCGAGGTGAGCCCCGCGGGAGACACCGAGCCGCTGCGCGCCGCCTTCGAGCGCGGGCTGTCCGCGCTGCGCGTGGAGGTGCTCATCCGCATCGCCGGGGCGGGCTTCCTGGGCCACCCCCGCCTCCAGCCGCTGGTCGCTCGCGCGCTGGACGACGTGGAAGCCGACGTGCGCCGCGTGGCCTTCACCATCCGCGTGATGGAGCGCCGGGCCCTGTCCCACGCGCTGGAGAGCCGCGACGAGGACTTCGCGCGCGCCGTCAAGGACGTGGCCCGCCGCCTGGCCATGCGCACCCGGCAGGGGGCGCCGTCGCTCACGGACGCGGACATCCAGACCGCTCGCGACACCATGCCCGCGCAGGGCACCGTCGGAGGCACGCTGACGGAGAACGACCTGGAGCCGCTGGTCGCCGCCATGGCGTGCCGGACGCCGGACACCGCCGTGCACGGTGCGCGCGGCCTCGCGCTCCTGGGTGACGCGCGGGCGCTGGGCGCGCTGCTCCAACTGTCCCGCGAGCCGGAGGCGGTCATCCGCCGTCAGGCCGCCCTCTCGCTCCAGGCCCTCCAGGACGCGCGTGCTCGCGAGCGGCTGGTGTGGATGCTGGACGACGAGAACGCGGACGTGCGCGCCGTCTCGCTCGACGCCGTGGTGGCGCTGAGCGTGGAGGCCCCGCTGTCCTCGGCCGAGGCGGCGCTGCGCTCCGGCCACGAGGACGTGCGCGTGCGCGGCCTGGACCGGCTGGTGAAGCTGGGCTCGGCGGCGCAGGGCGCGGAGTCGCTGCTCGGCGACGCGCTGGAGGACGAGTCCGCCAAGGTGCGCGGCGAGGCGTTCCGCACGCTGTGGGCCTGGAACGAGAAGGTCCCGGAGAAGGCGCTGGACCGCGCGCTCTCCGGCCGCTTCCCGGACCTGCGTCACCGCGCCGTGGAGGTCCTCTCCCAGCGCGGCACCGAGGGCTGGGCGCAGGAGCGCCTGAAGAAGTCCGTGGAGGACCGCGACGCAAGCGTCGCCACCGCCGCCTACGAGGCGTGGGTGAAGCTGGTCGGCAAGGAGAAGCCGGAGCCGCACCTGGCGGCCCTGGCCTCCACGCTCACGTCGCTGCGCGTGCTGGGCGCGAAGGGCTCCGTCCACGCGCCCGCGGAGCCCTTGCGCTCGCCGTTGCTCAAGCGCGTGCAGGACGAAGAGGTGGAGGTCGCCGTCGCCGCGCTGGAGGCGCTGGACAAGCTGGTGACCACCGAGAACGGGCCGCTGCTCGCGGGCCTCGCGGCGGCGTCGCTGCTCGTTCGCGTGCGCGCCGCGGAGCTGCTCGCCCCGCGCGGCGCCGAGGACATCATCGAGCCCATGCGCGGGCTGATGGACAAGGAGCTGGAGCGCACCTACCCGCTCGCGTTCCTCGCCCCGCTGCGCGTGCGCGGCGCGCGGGCCCTGGCGTCGCTGGGCTCGCGGCGGCTGCTCTCGTGGTTCGCCACCACGCTGGTGACCAGCGACCAGGGGGACCTGCAGGAGCAGGGCGCCCGCGGCCTCGCCACCGCCAGCCGTCGCGGCGACGAGGGCTACCTGCTGGACACGCTGGGCCACGCCAACGTGGCGGTGCGCTCGTGGGGCGCGGACGGCCTGGCGCGACTGGGGGACGTGCGCGCCCTGCCGGTGCTCACCGGCAACCTGCGCCATGACCACCTGCCCATCCGGCTGGGCGCCATCCTCTCCTTCGCGGCCCTGGGCTCGCAGGGTGATGGTGGCCTGCTGCACGGCCTGGAGGACCGCGCGCGCGAGGTGCAGGAGATGGTGTTCGCCATCGTCCTCGCTCGCGACTTGCGCGCCACCCGTCAGGGCGAGCCGCCGGACCTGCTCGCCAGCGCGCTGTCCAGCGGAAGGCCGGAGGTGCGCTACGCCGCGGCCCGCGCGCTGGAGCTGCGCACGGAGCCGGACGCGTACCGCGCCCACCTGGTGGACGTGCTGCTGCCGCCCCGCCCGGACAAGGTCGGCGACATGAAGGACTGGCCCTCGGAGGAGGACCGCGCCAAGCGCGTCGTCGGACTCGCCGAGGCCCTCTCCAGCGCGCAGCCCGAGCAGCGGTACGCGGCGGCGCAGGTGCTGCTGCTGCGCAACAAGCCGCTCGACTACTTCCGCGAGGCGCAGAAGGTCGCGCGTCCGCGCACGCTGGAGTCCCCGTGGAAGCCGGAGACGGCGCCCACCACGTCTCCCGTGCAGGCCACGCCCGGCAAGAGCTGGCTGCGCCGGCTGTTCTCCGCGGTGAAGCCCGGCACGAGCGCGCCCGAGCCCACCGCCAACGAGGAGCGTCAGCACCTGCGTCGGCTGGCCTTCGGCGCGTACGTGGGCCTCCTGCGGCAGGTGGCCGCGGGGGATGACGAGAGCCACCGCGTCCGCCGCGACGCCGTGGACCGCGTGGTGAAGCTCACCCAGGAGGGCTACGCGGGCACCCCCGCCGCCGTCGCCGCGCTGCTGCGTGCCCTGGAGGACCCGCACCAGCTCGTGCGCAAGGCCGCCCTCGCGGGCCTCAAGGAGCTGTTCCCCGCGGGCAGCGATGAGCCGCTGTCGCTCGCGCTGGCCTCGCTGTCGCCGGACGTGGCCCGCGCCGCGCTGGACGAATTGGCCGCGCGCGGTGACGCCGCGAAGGCGCGCATCACCGCCGCGCTCAACTCGCCGCTGGCGGACGTGCGCCGCTACGCCTTCGAGCTGCTGGAGAAGCTCAGCCCCTCCGGCAGCCTGGAGCCGCTGCTCGCCGCGCTGAGCAGCGAGCACGCCGACCTGCGCGTGGGCGTGATTGAGCGGCTGGCGGGCGCCAACGACTCGCGCGTCACGGAGGCGCTCGGTCGCGCGATGGCCAGCGAGCACGAGGACCTGCGCCTGCGCGCGTCCGAGCTGCTGGCGATGCGCGGAGATGACCGGGCGGTGGAGGTGCTGGCCATCTTCCTGCGCTCGGAGACGGCCCCCGTCGCCAAGCGCGCGATGGAGGCGCTGCACCGGCTGGGCACCCCCGCCGCGGTGAATGCCCTGGCCGCGCGCCTGGCCGCCGCCCCGGACGTCAACGAGCGTCAGCGCCTGGTCGCCGCGCTGGGACAGACGCGCCGGCCGGAGGCGCTGGACGTGCTCGCGCGCCGGAGCCACGAGGACGAGTCGAGCGCGGTGCGCGTCGCCACCGTGGCGGCCGCCATCTCCATCGCCGGCCCCGACGAGAAGAAGCGCGACCATGCGCTCGCGGTCCGCTTCCTGCGCTCGGCGGTGAAGAGCGCGGACGCGGCGGTGCGGCTGGAGGCCCTGCGCCCGCTGGAGCACGGCGCGGAGGTGGGCCAGTCGGAGATTCTGCTGAGCCTCTTCTCCGACCGGGACGGCGCCGTTCGCGCGGAGGCGGTGGCGCTGTACTCCAAGCGCGTCATCGAGCACGGCGCTCCGGTCGCGCCGCTGGAGGACGTGCTGCGCGCGGGAGCCCGGGAGCTGATGCTGCCGGCCGCCGAGGCGGTCGCGCACCTGCGCGGTGTCAGCGCGCTGCGGCCCCTGCTGCTGTACGCCCGCGCGGGTGAGGATGGACAGCGCGAGCGTGCCCTCTTGGCCCTGGGCTCGCTGGGTGACGTGCGTGCGCTGAGCGAGCTGGAGGCAGTGGCCGCTGGCGGCACGCCCGAGGCCCCCACGGAACCGTCGATGATCTGGGCGGCGATGGAGGGCCTGGGACGGCTCGCGGGCCGCATGCCGGATGGCGACGAGCGCCGCCGCATCGAGGAGAAGGTGGAGGCCGCCGCGGTGGAGGGCTCCTCCACGGAGCTCCAGGAGGCCGGCGTGAAGGGCCTGCGCGCCATCGGCGGCGAGCGCGCCCGCGTGAAGCTGGAGGCGCTGCTGCTGGACCCGGGCACGGACAGCGACGTGGCCCTCACCGTGGTGAAGGAGCTGGCGAAGCTCAAGGACCTGGAGTCCGAGGCGGCCCTGGCCACCACGCTGGACGCGGATGACGACGACCTGCGCGCGGAGGCTCGCAAGGCGCTGGACGTGCTCTTCCCCACGCAGCGCACCCGCGTCGAGTTCCTCGCCGTGGCCAGCAAGTACGACGACATCTCCGACCCCGCCGCGGACTACCTGGCGAAGGAAGGCGAGCCCGCGCTGCTGGTGCCTCGGCTGGCCACGTTGACCAGCCAGGACCTGCGGCTGCGCCTGCGGCGCGGACTGGCCCGGCGCGGCGTCATGCCCGTGCCGGAGACGGTGGCGCTGCTGGGCCACGACAAGGTGGCGGCCCGCGAGGAGGCGGCGCTGCTCTTGGGCACGTGGACCGGCGAGGCGCGTCAGCCCGGCCAGGTCGACCTCTCGGGGGTGGCTCGCGCACTGGTCACGGCCGAGCGCCGCACGGCGACCGACTGGGCCTCCACGCTCCCGGGCCCCAAGCGCCAGGAGCAGACCACCGCGTGGGAGCGGCTCCTGTGGGCCGGCTCGCGCCTGGGCGCCGCGGGCATCGCGGACTCCGCGCGAGCGATTCTCCAGGGCGGCGAGACCAAGGCCCCCGCGTCCGTGCGCCGCGAGGCCGCGAACGCGCTGGAGCGACTGGGCACCGCGGGCGGCACGCTGAAGCTGACGGGCCAGGACACGGGCCCCGTGATGTCGAACGACAAGGAGCGCACGGCCACCGCCGAGGTGCTCAAGGCCGCGCTGACGGACCCGGACTCGCAGGTGCGCTCGGCCGTCGCGGACGCGCTGGCGCACCTGGTCCCCGACCGCGCGGGGGCCTGGGCGCTGGAGGTGAAGCCCTTCGACCCGGTGGCCATGGGCCCCATGGGCGCGAAGGTGTCCACCGACGCGCTCGCCACCTCCGAGGGCCGTCGCCTCGCGGAGCCCGCGCTGCTGGGGAGCCGCGACCTGGCGCCGCTGAAGGTGCTGTCCGCCCACGCGAAGCCCGAAGTGAAGCAGGAAGCATGGGCCGGCATGGGCCGGCTCGGCGGAGACGAGGCGGCGAAGCTGCTGCACGAGTCCGCGTTCGACAAGTCGAACTCCGTGGAGCTGCGCAAGGCCGCCTGGCGCGCCCACAAACGCGCGCGGCGCGCCGCTGACCGCACGCGCAAACTGAGCCAGGTCCAGACCGAGAAGGAAGGTACCCCGTCGTGA
- a CDS encoding carboxypeptidase-like regulatory domain-containing protein — protein sequence MMRRPSAVALMLGVLALGSVVAVLAFRTASHEAPPAAASRPSATRPATPREPTPPPKGALSLHGRVLREDQSPAAGVEVSATRSIPGESLSGRPCGKDAATPLSSARCEDVRALLEVMDDGSGAAPVVGRTTTAADGSFTLEGLTEGPVALWALSPRGAAVELTVAAGARDVTLVLARALHGQGRVIDEAARPVGNASVTLFHLEHSRFFEAFTDKDGRFTLGPVPSGEYTLVVFSPGLLPLWVPDLFLEGLHEEELVLHRPRSIIGQVLQDERPVAGAEVETHDASHRQVTDAHGRFTLENLAPGRFILWARHGDQQGEAVTELEEEQDRAEVTVRLGTLFRVVGTVRDEAGKPIPDALVEMSPAQEVLRTRSIHATTKEDGGFVLDRAPLDRMSFSAWAEGFQQTEPQSLVVTADMPPVDFVMKRAFVVEGIVTDPEGKPLAEALVTGVKRERALRPLHERPSESPYEQSETADSYTNEQGHFLLNLTEPGLHLITPEAEGFVGASVEVEAPARDVRLVMNPGARLQGLVVDARGEPIPEVTLTLHDAKEKEMLVSMGPSDEHGRFSVGGLPAGGPYLLVAEFEVGGVHRTSLPVELRDRETTKVTVRMNTGLSVSGIVVDEAGIPVADVGVHGASLEQTLARMAEESVSDSVVPSIATTDAQGRFTLHHVPPGSCRLMIQKQGYVLRGEPASDEEPAPHEPQVLVPAGATGVRLVLRYQGSVRGRLMREDYSPITRFNINEEPRRDPLGAFRVLVDQPGDMTLTLEAPGLTRLVREVHVAAGQDVDLGDVVLKAGRRVRGRVLDTRTGQPLFGVEIEASTPPSLSPDRDPEAYVAPLALATTGAGGVFELPPLEPGPLLLKFRHPEYLSHEEHVGPADTELETRLSAGARLEGSVVDRRGRPVQSHVGITPLSPQGEDTRYKYTRGKQGMFIASGLMPGDYAIAPTEAENAEGRPISFLPRLVSLGPSESKTLQFQERVGPATLQLRLAEANRNPEDPFGGIAFIKVHLLPAPLPPLTSRRQWEQLSTALAVPRLDDPTTLEEHLTFPELPLGRYTFVMRGTNVRTRQVMLHREEVELSSAGITPVDLRPRWVPLSDP from the coding sequence ATGATGCGAAGGCCATCCGCGGTGGCACTGATGCTCGGGGTGTTGGCCCTGGGCTCCGTCGTGGCGGTCCTCGCCTTCCGCACGGCCTCCCACGAAGCACCTCCCGCCGCCGCGTCCAGGCCCTCCGCCACCAGGCCCGCCACACCGCGTGAGCCCACGCCCCCGCCGAAGGGCGCGCTGTCCCTGCACGGCCGCGTCCTCCGCGAGGACCAGAGCCCCGCGGCGGGCGTGGAGGTCTCCGCCACGCGCTCCATCCCCGGCGAGTCCCTGTCCGGGCGCCCGTGTGGCAAGGACGCCGCGACGCCGCTGTCATCGGCCCGGTGCGAGGACGTGCGGGCGCTCCTCGAGGTGATGGACGACGGCTCCGGCGCGGCGCCCGTGGTGGGCCGCACCACCACGGCGGCGGATGGCTCCTTCACGCTGGAGGGACTCACCGAGGGCCCGGTCGCGCTGTGGGCCCTCTCGCCTCGGGGGGCGGCGGTGGAGCTCACCGTGGCGGCGGGCGCACGGGACGTGACGCTGGTGCTCGCGCGAGCGCTCCACGGACAGGGACGCGTCATCGACGAGGCCGCGCGCCCCGTGGGGAACGCCAGCGTCACGCTCTTCCACCTCGAGCACTCCCGCTTCTTCGAGGCGTTCACCGACAAGGACGGCCGCTTCACCCTGGGCCCCGTGCCCTCGGGCGAATACACGCTCGTCGTCTTCAGCCCGGGCCTGCTGCCGCTCTGGGTGCCGGACCTCTTCCTGGAGGGACTGCACGAGGAGGAGCTCGTGCTGCACCGGCCTCGGAGCATCATCGGACAGGTGCTTCAGGACGAGCGCCCCGTCGCGGGAGCCGAGGTCGAGACCCACGACGCCTCGCATCGCCAGGTGACGGACGCGCACGGGCGCTTCACGCTGGAGAACCTCGCCCCCGGGCGCTTCATCCTGTGGGCACGGCATGGAGACCAACAGGGCGAGGCGGTGACGGAGCTGGAGGAGGAGCAGGACCGCGCGGAGGTGACGGTGCGGCTGGGGACGCTCTTCCGCGTGGTGGGCACGGTGCGCGACGAGGCCGGCAAGCCCATCCCCGACGCGCTGGTGGAGATGAGCCCGGCGCAGGAGGTGCTTCGCACCCGCTCCATCCACGCCACCACGAAGGAGGACGGCGGCTTCGTGCTCGACCGCGCGCCCCTGGACCGCATGTCCTTCAGCGCCTGGGCGGAGGGCTTCCAACAGACCGAGCCTCAGAGCCTCGTGGTGACGGCCGACATGCCGCCCGTGGACTTCGTGATGAAGCGCGCCTTCGTCGTGGAAGGCATCGTCACGGACCCGGAGGGCAAGCCGCTGGCGGAGGCGCTCGTCACCGGCGTGAAGCGGGAGCGCGCGCTGCGCCCCCTGCACGAGCGGCCCTCCGAGTCGCCCTACGAGCAGAGCGAGACGGCGGACTCCTACACCAACGAGCAGGGCCACTTCCTGCTCAACCTGACCGAGCCCGGGCTCCACCTCATCACCCCCGAGGCCGAAGGGTTCGTCGGAGCCTCCGTGGAGGTGGAGGCCCCCGCCCGGGACGTGAGGCTGGTGATGAACCCGGGCGCGCGGCTGCAGGGCCTCGTGGTGGACGCGCGGGGCGAGCCCATCCCGGAGGTCACCCTCACCCTCCATGACGCCAAGGAGAAGGAAATGCTCGTCTCCATGGGCCCCAGCGACGAGCACGGGCGCTTCAGCGTGGGCGGCCTGCCCGCGGGGGGACCGTACCTGCTGGTGGCGGAGTTCGAGGTGGGCGGCGTGCACCGCACCTCGCTCCCCGTGGAGCTCCGAGACCGTGAGACGACGAAGGTGACGGTGCGCATGAACACCGGGCTGTCGGTGTCGGGCATCGTCGTGGATGAGGCGGGCATTCCCGTCGCCGATGTCGGAGTGCATGGCGCCTCCCTGGAGCAGACCCTCGCGCGCATGGCGGAGGAGTCCGTCAGTGACTCCGTGGTGCCCTCCATCGCCACCACGGATGCCCAGGGGCGCTTCACGCTCCACCACGTGCCGCCGGGGTCTTGCCGGCTGATGATTCAGAAGCAGGGCTATGTCCTGCGCGGCGAGCCCGCCTCCGACGAGGAGCCGGCGCCGCACGAGCCCCAGGTGCTCGTGCCCGCGGGCGCGACGGGCGTCCGGCTGGTGCTGCGGTACCAGGGGAGCGTGCGCGGCCGGCTGATGCGCGAGGACTACTCCCCCATCACCCGCTTCAACATCAACGAGGAGCCACGCAGGGACCCGCTCGGTGCCTTCCGCGTCCTGGTGGATCAACCCGGGGACATGACGCTGACGCTGGAGGCCCCCGGCCTCACCCGGCTGGTGCGCGAGGTCCACGTGGCGGCGGGCCAGGACGTGGACCTGGGTGATGTGGTCCTCAAGGCGGGGCGGCGGGTGCGCGGCCGGGTGCTGGACACACGCACCGGCCAGCCCCTCTTCGGCGTGGAGATCGAAGCCAGCACCCCGCCCTCCCTCTCTCCGGACCGGGACCCGGAGGCCTATGTCGCGCCCTTGGCGCTCGCGACCACGGGCGCGGGAGGCGTCTTCGAGCTGCCGCCCCTGGAGCCGGGGCCCCTGCTGCTGAAGTTCCGCCACCCCGAGTACCTGTCGCACGAAGAGCACGTCGGCCCGGCGGACACGGAGCTGGAGACGCGGCTCTCCGCCGGCGCGCGGCTGGAGGGCAGCGTGGTGGACCGACGCGGGCGCCCCGTCCAGAGCCACGTGGGGATAACGCCGCTGTCCCCCCAGGGTGAGGACACCCGGTACAAGTACACCCGCGGCAAGCAGGGGATGTTCATCGCCTCGGGGTTGATGCCTGGGGACTACGCCATCGCCCCGACGGAGGCGGAGAACGCCGAGGGCCGCCCCATCTCCTTCCTGCCCCGGCTCGTGAGCCTGGGCCCCTCCGAGAGCAAGACCCTCCAGTTCCAGGAGCGGGTGGGCCCGGCCACGCTCCAGCTGCGGCTGGCGGAGGCGAACCGGAACCCCGAGGACCCCTTCGGGGGCATCGCCTTCATCAAGGTCCACCTGCTCCCCGCCCCCCTCCCCCCGCTCACCTCCCGGAGGCAGTGGGAGCAGCTCTCCACCGCCCTGGCCGTGCCGCGCCTGGACGACCCCACGACCCTGGAGGAGCACCTGACGTTCCCGGAGCTGCCCCTGGGCCGCTACACCTTCGTCATGAGGGGCACGAACGTCCGGACGCGTCAGGTCATGCTCCACCGCGAGGAGGTCGAGCTCTCCTCCGCGGGCATCACCCCCGTCGACCTGCGGCCTCGCTGGGTGCCCCTCTCCGACCCATGA